Within Styela clava chromosome 8, kaStyClav1.hap1.2, whole genome shotgun sequence, the genomic segment GTTCATATCTGTAGTATTTTGGTACTGGAATTTCTATATCATTCTGcgttgaaaatataatattatcattatacCATAAGctggattgaaaaaaaaaatgactgtTGCTAGAAAATTTATTCATGTTTCTCCAATGAATAAATTTAACTGGTGGATCAAAACTTGATTCGTAAAGGCCTATGTCCACTGATGtatctaattttaaaatttttcagctTTCCTTCAGAGTAGTTACTGTAATTGTATGTGAATCTCTTACGAATTAGCCTATTGcctgataaaatatttaaatgtacaaaacaaaaatattaaataaagcCAGCACAACATATATAAAATGACTAACAGGCATAATCCAGAAAGCCTTCTACATTTCATAACTACTTTGACTCACAGGAGTGAGTTTCAGATCTGAGAGGATGTCATCAAAATAATGAAACTCTGAAAATTCCAAGTTGAccatttcattttttacttCCAACAATCTTCCTACTGTTCCATCAACAACTTGACGCAAGACTCTTCTTTTTTGAGGATGAACTATCTGCAATTATTATatcacttttttatttattttccctTAACTTATAAGAGGGTTCTCTCCCTGGAAAGTTATCAGAAGTGATACCAATCACATTCATTTTCTTATgaagaaattattattatcaattgaaaaaaatgataccTCATGATTAGTTAGGTTGTATCAGTACGGTAAAAAGTTATTTGTGGCTTCAGATGCAAGTGTAATACAGAAGGCATaaagcaataaatataaaacccCTAGTATAACTGTTAATTAAATGAATCATAATTGTTTACCCTTAATGTATTTGGACCTTTAGCTCTTTATTAAGAGTGTAATCAATAGTTTGAGGAAAACAAGCGAAACAAAACCCCTTCACTTTGTCAAATGTGCTCAGATTTTAACACCGATTATATCATACATCTGTCATGGTGTGAAAAGAGATTTAATCTCTAtctgggtttgcaggttcgaattctgTGGGGGAAAATTATTTGCAAGAGGAGATTGCTACACTCCTCATCACTGCAGAGTGGTTTACGTAGCCGCTGGTGGGGACATCTTCCTTCACTACTGagaccatgcatctgaaacctggctaactaatccacCCGAccggactggtaaccggacgagaggttgtggttcgtcatatgattagaGATGTCTCATCGTCTTTTCCTCTTCactgagataaatatgtaaacccagtggtgggattcagccggttcgcaccagttctatagaaccgtctcacaggattttatgagatcagcgaactggttagcattactggttattgtcaatgactttttgtaacagaaccgggtgaaaaaatatgacttttgtgaccggttgacaaaaaaattgaatcccaccccTGTGTAAACCCTATCTTGTTCTGACAAATCAGAAATATCGAGTGATTGGCAAACATGATTCATCAACTTTTCTCAGACGAAAACAACAAACTAGAATAAAATTACCTGATCATAAGATGCTTCAAGTTTTCGAAGTATTTGGATATATTTGATATAGAGAGTAGCAAGCGTCTGAAATACCGTCAATCTATcctgaaattatttttgttaaaacattattttaaatcATGACTCTATAATGTCCataacagaaaataataattccaaCAGTGTActatatcaaaataatatattttgtgaaTATGAGAAAACATATAATGTACATTCGAACAAATAATCttaaataaattcacaaatacCATGAAATCCAACAATAAATATTTCTGAACATACTTTTTCAGGCCTCGGAGGCTCAAGTGGTATTTCCCGAGGCAAAAGATCATCAATACTTGTCTGAGCCTCAGCCCATAATTGATTGTATGTGCTGCAACAAAAGATAGAGTCAATAAATGTCTTGAGCTActtttaactaaaacatcaaaatttggttccaGTTTGGTTGGTAAACCGGAATCATTTCGTTTTACATATAATCTTATGAATCGTAGACTGGAGACTATGAGAATACTATTTAAATACATTTATTGAATACATATTCCAATATACGTGTGCAGTAATAATATAGAATAAAGCAGTTTGCGTAATAGCAAATCGGCAACAAAAacaagacattttgaaatttgttagcAATATTTTTAACTTATGATACTCTACTTCAGAACTCGATGGTGGCATCAAACTCACCCGTGTGACATTTCGATGACTCAGTCCTTTGCCTAGAAGCTTCTTTCAATATAAAACATTAATATATTTTAGGCAAGTCTGTCATTTTGCACTAGACCCGTATCACGAACACCACAAGAGCGCACTAAACTGCCAATCATCGGCAAGTCGCGGTGCGTCTCCATGGTAATTTCGGCAAGGATCCATGACGGGTAAAggtcattattttataataacaaATTCTTAGAAACAGCATGGATTCTGATTAACTCGTCGGATGTGACGTCTCCTTCCATGACGTTCCAAAGCAAGCATTTCTTTAAACACCTAGCTTAAATGATAACTGCCAAGTCTTATGATAGCTGCCAAACAAATAATTCAGATAATCACATCAATCAGCATGTAACTCAAGCATATGGGCAGTATTATTTTAAGAAGATCGATTTttcaaatatccaaaatttaaataaatcgaGACGGTAACTTTTTAAACCGAAAAAGATTTGGACAAGAGTCTACCTAGAGAACACATATCGAATCTTTTGTAGAAAGTGCGCACCACTAATGCAAAAtcaaatgtgagatttgagaaaaaacgCCACgttctaaaaacaaaattaataattatcgaGGTTggggttcgggttaggaatgatttgaaagtTTGATTTTCTAGCGCGATCTGTATCCCTATCTgaataattgttatttttttctttttagcgGTGACGGgggctttctacaaaagattCCAAATAGCTTTTGCAATGCGTCCTAGTTTATCTAGACTTTTGGGCATAATCATATACAAACATAATTTCCGAGCGCAAACAAAATTACcccgattttatttttattttcaaagaagaaattaagaaatttataaattctgtttttttttggaTCACGCTCATAACACGGAATTTTATATGTAGGCTACGTCACATATATGTCTGAAGTAATGCAAAATCATAATTTGGTTGTTTACATCAGCTTGAATTTGTGCAAAGCTTttcaatttcagaaaatattacacaagaaTACTTGGAATTGGAGAACACCTAAATTGGCCACGTGTAGCGCAtgtttgaaaaacaatttttgtcgAAATGATCAGCTGGAATTTCCTATAATTTCCCTGAAAACCGAATTGGTAACGATGCCTTATACCAGTAAAATGGTACCATTGATGCCTGTACAGTCTGAACTCTAAAGTCTACATATTCATAGCAACTCTTTCCTGTGAAGGCAATGTACCATAATTAAAAACCTAAATATGCGAGagcaattcaattttgaaattaaggATATAATACAATCCTTATAgaatttttgtttcatgtaaCATAAATTCCCATTTGCAAACTCGTAGGCTATATTACATacagtgtttccccgaaaataagacctaccctgaaaataagccctagttttatttttcggaggaaaattgaaataggtgATTTTTCATGGAAAAAATCGTCTCAAACAGTGACAAGTTTCTGCGAACCTTTTAAGAAAAGAATGGCCATCAAGCATCATGCAGGGTCAAATTGCGGTAAAATATCTTGGTGACCTCGTTTATGGTCTCACAATACATTTATTCATAAAGAGTCGTAAGTAGGATATATGAAGATCCGAACAATATGTATGTGGCGCTCAAGAAACGCGTTTATTCACCTACTCGGAGTTACCAAAAATCAGATTCAATGTTCTAAAACTCGTTGATGAACGCATTCATTGAATAATGCCATGTAAACGTTCATTTCAGATGTCTTATTATAGGTCAAAACTGGCGAAGACTTTGGCGATCAGTGGcaacattgatgtttgtttatCTACAATAAGTACAAAAAACTAACACAAAATGTTGTTTTCATCTGGCATTTCCATACAAAATGTTCAATGCAAATATCAATTTCCATTTTCCAACATGTTCCATGGACCATGCAACATGTTTAGCGTTATGAGTTAGCTTTGATAATATATAGGTTTTTAATTAGTGAATATTGATTAGATTTCATAACTAGTGCTTTTGAGAAATCGAAATTCCATCACCCTGTGACAAACTtgatattttatgaacaatccCATGTGCCagaaaatttcagaaatatgtatgaaatatcataacATAAGCCTTTGAGTGAATTTTTATAagctgaaataataaaaaaaatgatttttgtcCGTCTATTAAGGGCAGTCATATCACACAATTCCCGTATTTTCTCACTCGCAAATAAATAACCAGTTTAGTTTTGTCATTCGCGTCAGTTAGTGAGTGATCTTTAGCTAATAGTTAAGTTGTCCTCATTGCCACAGAATCAGACAACAGAGTCTGTTTTACTTTAATTTTTAGTTCATCTTTTGTATAGCATCAAACAGTGTTTGAGCAATATGTTCCATGCCAAATTTGGCAACTTCTGCATCACTGAAGGCTTCTTACTCTTACATAAAATTCAAGCAATTTTAGGGAGCAGTCGGTTACTTTTTCATACGCTGCCATGCTATAGGTTTTTTATCGGTAAATCTAGATTAGACTTCAAAACATACATTCTTTGACAACTTCTGTATCACTAAAACGCTTGTTTTCATGCCTTCATGAAATTCTAAAACTATTTTTAGATACTACTCGGTTACTTTTTCTTGAGCTCACGGAGAGGGCTACttggaatttgaaattttttggaGTTGTCACTTGTATAGCGCatgtttaaaaaacaattttcattgaaatattcaGCGGGAGTTTCCTATAATTTTCATGGAAACCGTTTTGGGAACGATGTTTAATACCAGTCGAATGATAGCATTATTGCCTGTACAAAGACAACATATATTCACAGCAACTCTTTTTCATGAGGGCAATGTTTGATAATTGGAAACATGAAAAATGCAGGAGCACGTTATTTTTGAAATGAGGTATATAATAGAATTCTGTATAGGTTAAAACAATATGCTTAAGTCGGACATTTCCGTTTTTCCTATAACGCACAATTTCATTTGCAAACTAGGACATTGTGTTAAATATTTACGGAAAAATAGTCGCGAGCATTCTCTATTTTCTGCGAAACTTTAAATGAAAGAATGGTCTTAAATTATTACGTAGTGTCAAATTGAGGACATGTACGTTCACATACCCGGGGGAATCATTTAAAACTCGTTTTTAAACGCACATTGATTATGTCATGCCGTGTAAACAGTTTTATTGCAAACTCGAATATCTTATCAGTACAATGCTGTGACAACTTTAGCAATTAGTTTCGACATTAATCTTAGTCCGTATACTGTACAcaatttgtacaaaaaataGGACAAAATGTTGTTTTGATCTGGCTTTTTCATGCATCTGGCTCTCTACAAAAGATTCCAGATGGCTTCTCTGGAAACGTCCTAGATTACTAAAACTTTTGGTTATAATCATACATTAACATAATTTCGAGCGCAAACAAAAGTAACcaagaaattaaaaagaagaaaataatcGGCGATTGTAGCCAAATGCAATCGCACCCGTTATTagcgaaatttcaaaaaaggggAGGGGGGTCGACAAACATTAATTAAACAACCATTTACGGTATCTCATCatctatatttaaaataatttttccaatgGCAAGGAGACAATATGGACCACTCTACATtattaagaatttttttttttaatcatgtCTTTTGAATCTGGTTTACGGTTTGCCCTTATCTTTTATCATTCAATTGTGCTCAAAACAAAGTTTGCATTTATATTTCGAGAGAATACTTGGAATTTGACAACCCCTAGTTTGTCACGTGTAACACATGTTTAAAAACCAATTTTTGTCCAAATGATCAGCTTGAATTTCCTAAAATTTTCCAATGAATGCATTGATGACTGTACAAAGTCTACATATTTATGCACCTCTTTCTTATGAAGTCAATGTTTTACAATTGAAAAGCATATTAATTTAAAGTGAGGTATATAAcagaattttctgaaaaatgaaaacaatctATTTCAGTTGAATATTTCCGTTTTTCATATAACGTACAATTCAATTTGCGATCTCGGACCTTGTGTTGAAATGGTTTTCAGAAAAATAGTCTCAAGCAGTCATTATTATTTTCTGCGAAACTTTAAATAAACTAATGGACTAAAAATTTTTACGTAGTGTCAAATTGCGGACATGTACGGCCTGATACTTGGGGAATAATTGAAaacccgtttttttttttcaacacaCATTCATTATGTTATGCCGCGTAAACAGTTTCATTGCAAACTCGAATATTTTATCAGAAGCACAATGCTGTGACAACTTAGGCAATCGGTTTTAACATAAATTTTTGTCCGTCTACAATTTGTACAAAAAAACTAGAAGAAATTTTGTTTTCGTTTGTCATTTCCATGCAAAATATAAGCGAACATCTATATTTCATTATACAATATTTAAGGCAACATTTTTAGTTTAATATAAATTGGTTTTAATAATCTACGGACATTTAATTGGTGTCTGACTGAAGTAAGAATcaaatattgattatatttttaaactagTGAGCTTCAAATGACTTGAAATGAGAAATCATAATTACAGTACCCTGTGACGAACTCGATACTTTATTAACCACCTTGTGCGCCAGAATTTGAGAAATGTGTATAAAATATAACGGctcaaaaaatatcacaaattcaTATACACTTCATCTTTGGATGAAAAGTGCTACATTTATACAAAACATCAAATTTCACTTTAAATAATTAAGGTttgaagaaacaaaaaaaaactttttttgtgtttttgattGCGTGCTGCTTCTCTGAATTGACTTCCAAAAAAACGAATGTTGCATAACCCCTGCTTATGCAAGTAAAACATTCATACGTGTCCAAATAATTGCAGAAGAACGGGTGTTCATGCTagttataaaatagtaaaaaaggaaaaaaaatttcccGTCTCTGGCCTGGATATATAACGTTCTGCTACTTGCAAATTGGTCAGTTTGGTCGTGTTCTCATAGATGCAAACATCAAGAATCTTTTCTAATAAAGAGCAAAGATGGTTAAAGCATTCAATATTTTGGCGCTATTGTGCATGGGGGTAATTTCGTTTCCAACAATTTTTGGCCGTAAGTtattgctttttttattttttatctccAGACACTCTCAAATCTCATAAACGGTCTGCAAAAACTGATAAAAGTTTGGCATTGCAAATTGCAAACGGAATCTTCATTTTATACATTGTCACTATTGGTAATACATTCTGCAATTCAGCGCGTTTTCGAAGATAGGCTATGAATATACATTGAGGGGGTGCCTCATCAATGACTTTTACGTCTCCCGAGTTTATTTCTAATTGAGAGAACAATTGTAATGGGGAGTATCTAAAATACACCATACGCCTATTTTTTTCAAGGCAAACTTTATATATAGTAAAGGACGGCGAATCTATATATACTAAAATGAACATGTATTGCAAAATTGTGTGAACGTTTTATTGATAGAAtgtaataatttatattattccaattGTTACAGGTAAACATGCGAGGGGTAAAAGCCCGACGCCAGTAGATGGTTTTGCAAAACTTGCCGAAGAGATTGGGAAGTTGACACTCGCAACACAGAAAATGACGCAAGCAATTCTTGAGTGCAAAGCATGTGGTATGAAGATTAAAACCTAAGCtaataaaaagtattaaacaTTTACGTAGATGCTATCAGACATCGATTACAAAAGTTAAAGTAAATTTCACATTGCGAAAATGATTACTGGAagtaaattttgtgaaattttatgaaaatcatTCGATCATCTCTAATTTATAgcaatatatatctatttttagGAATAGATCGAAAAGATGATTGTGATCTCAGCAACCCTTGCTTTACTGGTGTTGAATGCACTAATGTAGAAAGAGGCGTGAAGTGTGGTCCTTGTCCTGAAGGCTATATGGGTGATGGAAAAACATGCACATTTATAAAGGAAGTGAGTTGGCAAATTTACAATGTTTCTCGCCGAAAAAAGTTCTATTAGTCATAAAATCAGCATCAAATTTACGAGTATTTGTGGAAATATAAGCCCCTACATCATAAATTCCTAAAATGGTATTGAATAAAAAGTTTCATtcatttgtttaattaaagTGCCCGGTAGGCCAAGCCGGAAACGGGATTCACTGCGGGAAAGATAGTGATAATGATGGGCAGCCAGACGAAAAACTGCCATGCGAAGAACAGTCCTGTCAGAAGGATAATTGTGTAAATATACCAAATAGTGGACAGGAGGACAGGGATGGAGATGGAATTGGCGATTCTTGCGATGACGATATTGACGATGACGGCAGAAAAAATACAGatgtgaaaattatttttattgatttcttCTTACCTCTCTTGCAAGGTATGATGCAGTATTTGCGAATATCCGAaatcttaaaatttttttttttagtgcTGAAATAATTCCCAATGTTAATAATGATGATGTGTGAGTATCTAAACAAAATTGTGAACTCTAATTACATTCTATACCTTATATTCAGCATTCTGAAAATAGATAAGATTGCTTTCCGATGATCGCAGAGAAGTTATTGCCAAATTTTATTGGAGCTTGATTGAGGGCATGTGGAGGATCTGTGTAAATTGATTAGCACCTTCAAAACGTATAGGAatttttacttttacttatAGCTATACACAGatctaattttgatttttcaggACAATTGCAAATACATTGCGAATAAAGGGCAAGAAGATGGGGATGGAGACGGTGTGGGCGATGCATGTGATAATTGCATATCTGTCCAAAATTTCCAACAATTCGATGTTGATAAAGACGGATTAGGCGATGAGTGTGATGATGATAAAGATGGGGATGGTAAGTAAGAATATCAGACAAAATATCTCATAGTGACGTATTTTATCAATGCTGAAATTAGTGTGGTACTTAGAGGGAATTTGGCTCCGCTTAACGACCTAAAATTGTGTTATGACGCCACTATCTTTATCGAAGTATTGCATTGTGACATTTGATTTATTCCCATCCGATTGAACAGCAGGCTATTTTTGACCCAAATCTGATATTGTTTTAAAGTAGTTAGAGTTTTCATAGTCTATATCGAAGAAATTATGACTGTACAACACTGTTGCAAACAACTGATGCCTTTAAGTTCGTTCATTTTTAAGTACGTTTTGCTAGATCATGACAATTCTGATGACAACTGTCCAAATATTCCAAACGAGAGTCAGCTTGATAGAGACGGGGATAACGTAGGAGATGTGTGCGATAATTGTCCAGATGAAGAAAATCCAGACCAAAAAGATTCGGATTCTGATCTTGTAGGCGATTTGTGTGACCATGACCAGGTAATGTTTGAAATACTGTAATAATAAGACAGGGCAAGCTAATTGCTACGTTAGCTTTGGTTTACATTGATGTAAATGGAATGGCAAATACCAAATAGTCAATGTACATTGTTCAGAAATTCTTGGATATCTATTGATAATGATAGATAATATTGTCTACCGGTCTTGTGGCATGAGGTGATCGTACGGTTGTCTTGGATTTTTCGCGGACCCCTGGCCACAGAAAACCCTCTCTATACTTTACTACTGTATTCTAACATTTTTTAAGCTTATTTTAAGAGCGTTTGTGCGAGCGGGCGCTTACAAACTAGTTTGCACGTTTAAAAgcatcatttttattaatatatacgAGTATATTTAACCACGTGCCGTTTGCTCGCTAATTTTGGCCTAATCCATCGCAGCTTTTTCGAGACtaattttaaattgttgaaaCTAAATGAAAGACGTAATGACAATTCATTTTTTGGTTTACAAgcaatttttggaaacacagaGGAAAATTGACCAATACCTCGCAAACCCCGAAAACGATGCATTGTTTAAAACCATGCTTAAATATCTTTCTGGGGGGGCTGCTgctaaaatacaatatatataccaTTGTCAacttgctgattggccattgTTACGGAGATAAACACAGTAAtcaatgctcggggaaacatccattttGCGCTTGGGTTAATATTGCACCCGATTTCTCTATCCTTTTATTTTTCTAGATGATCTTTTTGTGCAGACAATTTTGATAagaattaaataaatcaaatcgTAAAATTTAGGACCGGGATAAGGACGGTGTTCAAGACGATAAAGACAATTGTCCGGATATCATCAACAGTGGACAACTTGATACTGACAAGGATGGACTAGGCACGTAATccaatattgaaattgaaaactgCAAATGACCACAATCGAGACACAACACCTTCATAATCGACAagagaattaaaataaataaatattttgacgacaaattaaaaatgatatatatatgatttgttATATGGTGTGTTTCAAAAATAGGATAGTAATATAGCCTAATGCTtgtttgattaaaatatttgtattatcaataataataccAAATGATGCAAAAAACTATCATACAGACTTattgaaaaaatcataattttaggCGATGCCTGTGATGACGATGATGATGATGACGGCATAACTGATGAGAACGATAACTGTAGATTGGTTGCAAACCCCGATCAGAAAGATAAAAATAGTGAGTGTGAAATTAATTGTGTAGTGAAACATGACAAAAAGTACTTTGAGATTGTGTTAATTTGTCGCATACTTTTTTGTAGAAAACAGTGTAGGAGACGCATGTGAGGATGATTTTGACGGTGATGAAGTACCAGACGAGAATGATGCTTGCCCAAAGAATGCTAATATTCAGAAAACGGATTTCCGAGATTTACAACAAATTAATCTTGATCCAAGTGGCTCTGAACCACCAAATTGGGTGGTAACACACAATGTATGTAGCAATAAAAACTCACAAATCACAACTTTTATTGTTTACAACACTTCTCCAATTTTAAATCGTATACTTAAATATGGGCAGCATGAATGAACGCCCGTGATGTGCcgaaaacttagcctaatttcatattaaagcACCCAAAGAAGTAGCATTATAAAAACATCATATACATTTTCATATATTCCGACGTGGATTGTACAAACATTGATATAAAAGATAAACGTTGCTGATCTTCGATTGGCTTTAGATTTCCGATTTTAGAAAGCCTTAAAGTCTTTTTCACAGTCGAACAAACTGCTAGGCAAATAAAGATTGTacattattttgcaatttatTTCAGGGTAAAGAGATTACAGAAACCAAGAACAGTGATCCTGCGCTGGCAGTCGGTGATACTGCATTCAACGGAGTTGATTTCTATGGAACATTATTTGTGAATACCAATACTGATGACGAtttcataggttttgtttttGGGTTCCAGGTGTGATTTTAATTAGTTTGCAATTTGATAAACAGAAAAAATGCAAGTAAATCGATTATCTCCGATTGCGATTGTCTTTTTTCATCTCGCGATTTCATTTCGCAAGCTTCCTTCATCCGCACCGTTTCTCTCTTATATACATCTTGTATTGGAGCAAATGTGCGAAATACCGACAATTGAATACTTAATTAATAGGTAATTTATTTTACAGGATAGCAGTAGATTTTACGTCGCACAATGGAAGCAGGCTGATCAAGGTGTTTCTAAAGCTGGATTTCAAATAAAGGTCAGAGGTTGAGAATAATTACCTTTGATGGTTATCTCtttcacacatatatatatggtatatatatatatataaagtcgCGTCCTTCATTAATCTAGGTTACATTTGTGAAACATACGTCATTGCACTTGAATTATTCATTGCAAAATGACCGTTGAACCTATCTTGCTGCCACTTTGAAATTACCACTTAAACGCAATGAGCAATCAACATGAATACAGCTGTAAATAAATTATTGGATCACTGAATAATTAAATATCCATAATTTGAATGGATATAGAACGAAATTACCGATCTTATTTCAGTCTTTACTAACTTTCGTAATTGTTTAAAATAATGTTacgtttgaatatatatatatttaggcgTTAAACAATAGAATGAGCATAATTTTGTTCGTTACTTAAAAAAAGATCTTTAATATTGTATACCACCACAAACAGGTTATTGAATCTCAAACTGGTCCAGCGAAACAGTTAGCTAATGCTCTGTGGAAAGGTTCAAGTACAG encodes:
- the LOC120346436 gene encoding cartilage oligomeric matrix protein-like, whose translation is MVKAFNILALLCMGVISFPTIFGRKHARGKSPTPVDGFAKLAEEIGKLTLATQKMTQAILECKACGIDRKDDCDLSNPCFTGVECTNVERGVKCGPCPEGYMGDGKTCTFIKECPVGQAGNGIHCGKDSDNDGQPDEKLPCEEQSCQKDNCVNIPNSGQEDRDGDGIGDSCDDDIDDDGRKNTDDNCKYIANKGQEDGDGDGVGDACDNCISVQNFQQFDVDKDGLGDECDDDKDGDDHDNSDDNCPNIPNESQLDRDGDNVGDVCDNCPDEENPDQKDSDSDLVGDLCDHDQDRDKDGVQDDKDNCPDIINSGQLDTDKDGLGDACDDDDDDDGITDENDNCRLVANPDQKDKNKNSVGDACEDDFDGDEVPDENDACPKNANIQKTDFRDLQQINLDPSGSEPPNWVVTHNGKEITETKNSDPALAVGDTAFNGVDFYGTLFVNTNTDDDFIGFVFGFQDSSRFYVAQWKQADQGVSKAGFQIKVIESQTGPAKQLANALWKGSSTEGQAKLIWIDPANKGWKDKTSYRWELIHRPSVGYIKLRIYQGTSLLTDSGVVKDETFKGGRLGVYCYSQENIIWSDVEYRCNETLPFDYQSS